In Pyrus communis chromosome 1, drPyrComm1.1, whole genome shotgun sequence, the following are encoded in one genomic region:
- the LOC137726469 gene encoding tRNA (carboxymethyluridine(34)-5-O)-methyltransferase-like — MFGNVLKGIRRCYLSREAFRLPTVIIGSVSYSGIFSTMRQVKVKGVSGFCSLDSGGESHILQFESASESRRHSSLNVQFTPEIEKKYVHHVYDAVAPHFSSTRFAKWPKVANFLSSLPSGSLVLDAGCGNGKYLGFNPDCFFIGCDVSAPLIKICADRGHQVSVADAVDLPYRTGFGDAVLSIPCFQLVAGMKDAVIVDRFFDKSNWCIVLEKTL, encoded by the exons ATGTTTGGTAATGTTCTGAAAGGAATTAGACGCTGTTATCTGTCTAGAGAGGCCTTCCGTCTTCCCACTGTAATAATTGGTAGTGTTTCTTATTCAGGAATCTTCAGTACTATGAGACAAGTCAAGGTTAAAGGCGTATCTGGTTTTTGTTCTCTAGATTCTGGTGGAGAATCTCACATCTTACAATTTGAATCAGCCAGTGAAAGCCGTAGACATTCATCCTTAAATGTGCAGTTCACTCCTGAAATAGAAAAGAAGTATGTCCATCATGTTTATGATGCTGTCGCACCTCATTTCAGTTCGACCCGGTTTGCTAAGTGGCCAAAAGTAGCCAATTTTCTATCTTCCTTACCTTCAGGATCTCTTGTTCTTGATGCAGGATGTGGAAATGGAAAGTACTTGGGATTTAATCCTGATTGTTTTTTCATTGGATGTGACGTAAGTGCTCCTCTTATCAAAATTTGTGCAGATAGAGGGCATCAAGTATCGGTTGCAGACGCCGTAGATCTTCCATATAGAACTGGTTTTGGTGATGCAGTTCTATCTATACCATGTTTTCA ATTAGTAGCTGGAATGAAAGACGCTGTAATCGTTGATCGATTTTTCGACAAATCCAACTGGTGTATTGTTCTCGAGAAAACGTTATGA
- the LOC137749235 gene encoding disease resistance protein RUN1-like, with protein sequence MDTMAALEASSSKQWEHDVFLSFRGEDTRKTFTDSLYWALKKDGVNVFIDEKKLPRGENIRDELVEAIKRSRIAAIVFSERYADSRWCLEELEMIMECRRSTGLTVLPIFYHIDPSHVRHQTGSFAEPFQKHEERFPEDKVLRWRSALNEAGNLAGGNLENSDGYEGRFIWKFVDDVTRRLNSTYPDVAAKLVGIDSRVELISEEFDIGGSDAVRIIGILGMVGTGKTTVAQAIVSRFHQNFEGNCFLSKVREGDMVKLQNKLLRDILKSTKEKVSTVYRGTEEIERRLGNKKVLVVVDDVDCVKQLQDLAIKHDTFGPGSRIIVTARDEHLLKMLKVDNICKTQLMNKEEALKLFCCHAFAESGPPDPEFHELSCKLVEYCGGLPLALEILGSSLCTKLKSEWKSAFRILKRRRHMQIHEKLKISYDGLIDNLVKDIFLDISCFFIGMNQDYVMTILDGCDLEPEIGIGQLRDRCLVTVDEENNLLGNILKSAKVKVSTVYQGTKEIEGRLGSKKVLVVVDDVDCVKQLQELAIKRDTFGPGSRIIVTARDEHLLKILKVDNICKTQLMKKEEALKLFCCHAFAESGPPDLEFHELSSKLVDYCGGLPLALEILGSSLCTKLKSEWRRALRKLKKIGHIQILDKLKISYDGLIDNLVKDIFLDISCFFIGMNQDYVMTILDGCDLEPEIGIGQLRDRCLVTVDEGNNLMMHDLLRDMGREIVRSKSPKITGRRCRLWDQDEVKEVLREKSGTDAVEGLMLDLQESDEPIFCTEALKQMQRLRLLKLKGVKFTGNYQHLSKKLRWLCWPEFPLKVIPEGFVQSYLVDIDLSHSGIQSWKDSDVLLEKLKFLNLGYCHHLERSPDFSKLPNLEKLLLNDCETLSGIHPSIVQLKNLKHFSLANCNLKNDAIPKDLGCLSSLEVLDLRGNDFNELPTLSGLFKLQTLQLDNCKNLQEIPELPKKLEILEADECTALEKMPDFSDMLSMKELHLNHCPRLTEIPGLDTLLNSGTRIYMERCTNLNDVCDACKEIILQVLSLSLSPPLSCTHKCIS encoded by the exons ATGGATACCATGGCAGCCCTTGaagcttcctcttcaaaacAATGGGAACATGACGTGTTCCTGAGCTTCAGAGGCGAAGACACGCGCAAGACCTTCACCGACAGCCTCTACTGGGCATTAAAGAAAGACGGCGTCAACGTCTTCATAGACGAGAAAAAACTTCCAAGAGGCGAAAACATAAGAGACGAGTTGGTGGAAGCGATCAAACGGTCTAGGATCGCCGCTATTGTCTTCTCAGAACGGTACGCGGATTCGAGATGGTGTCTTGAGGAGCTGGAGATGATCATGGAGTGTAGAAGAAGTACGGGGCTAACGGTTTTGCCAATATTCTACCATATTGATCCTTCACATGTTAGGCATCAAACTGGTAGTTTTGCAGAGCCATTTCAGAAACATGAAGAGCGCTTCCCTGAAGATAAGGTGCTGAGGTGGAGATCTGCTTTGAATGAAGCTGGAAATTTGGCTGGTGGGAATCTTGAAAACAGTGATGG GTATGAAGGACGGTTTATATGGAAATTCGTTGACGACGTCACTAGAAGACTGAACAGCACATACCCAGATGTAGCCGCCAAACTAGTTGGAATAGATTCTCGTGTAGAACTGATCAGCGAAGAGTTTGATATTGGAGGATCAGATGCTGTTCGTATTATTGGAATTTTGGGTATGGTTGGAACGGGTAAGACAACGGTTGCACAAGCCATTGTCAGCAGATTTCATCAAAACTTTGAAGGTAACTGTTTCCTTTCAAAAGTGAGGGAAGGGGATATGGTTAAATTGCAAAACAAACTTCTTCGTGATATCTTGAAGTCAACCAAAGAAAAGGTAAGTACTGTCTATCGAGGGACCGAGGAAATAGAAAGAAGACTTGGCAACAAAAAGGTACTTGTTGTAGTTGATGACGTTGATTGTGTGAAACAATTACAAGATTTAGCCATAAAACATGACACATTTGGTCCGGGGAGTAGAATTATTGTAACAGCAAGAGACGAACACTTGCTAAAGATGCTTAAAGTGGATAATATATGTAAGACACAATTAATGAATAAAGAAGAAGCTCTTAAGCTCTTTTGTTGCCATGCCTTTGCTGAGAGTGGTCCTCCTGATCCAGAATTTCATGAACTCTCTTgcaaacttgttgaatactgCGGAGGTTTGCCACTAGCACTTGAGATATTAGGTTCTTCTTTATGTACAAAACTCAAAAGTGAATGGAAAAGTGCCTTCCGTATATTGAAAAGACGTCGTCATATGCAAATTCACGAAAAGCTTAAAATAAGCTATGATGGGTTGATTGACAATCTCGTGAAGGATATATTCCTTGATATATCTTGTTTCTTTATTGGAATGAACCAGGACTATGTCATGACAATATTGGATGGCTGTGACTTAGAACCAGAAATAGGAATTGGACAACTCCGTGATCGATGCCTTGTAACTGTTGATGAAGAGAATAACCTTCTTGGTAATATCTTGAAATCAGCCAAAGTAAAGGTAAGTACTGTCTATCAAGGGACCAAGGAAATAGAAGGAAGACTTGGCAGCAAAAAGGTACTTGTTGTAGTTGATGATGTTGATTGTGTGAAACAATTACAAGAGTTGGCTATAAAACGTGACACATTTGGTCCAGGGAGTAGAATTATTGTAACTGCAAGAGACGAACACTTGCTAAAGATACTTAAAGTGGATAATATATGTAAGACACAAttaatgaagaaagaagaagctctTAAGCTTTTTTGTTGCCATGCCTTTGCTGAGAGTGGTCCTCCTGATCTAGAATTTCATGAACTCTCTAGCAAACTTGTTGATTACTGTGGAGGTTTGCCACTAGCACTTGAGATTTTAGGTTCTTCTTTATGTACAAAACTCAAAAGTGAATGGAGAAGGGCATTgcgtaaattgaaaaaaattggtcATATTCAAATTCTCGACAAGCTTAAAATAAGCTATGATGGGCTGATTGACAATCTCGTGAAGGATATATTCCTTGATATATCTTGTTTCTTTATTGGAATGAACCAGGACTATGTCATGACAATATTGGATGGCTGTGACTTGGAACCAGAAATAGGAATTGGACAACTCCGTGATCGATGCCTTGTAACTGTTGATGAAGGGAATAACCTGATGATGCATGATTTGCTTCGAGACATGGGCAGAGAAATCGTACGCTCAAAATCCCCAAAAATCACTGGAAGACGTTGTAGATTGTGGGATCAGGATGAAGTAAAAGAAGTATTGAGGGAGAAATCT ggAACAGATGCGGTTGAAGGACTCATGTTAGATTTGCAAGAATCCGACGAGCCTATCTTCTGTACAGAAGCACTTAAACAGATGCAGAGACTGCGGTTGCTCAAACTGAAAGGCGTAAAGTTCACTGGAAATTATCAACATCTTTCCAAAAAGTTAAGATGGTTGTGCTGGCCTGAGTTTCCTTTAAAGGTCATACCAGAGGGTTTTGTTCAATCATACCTGGTTGATATCGATCTGAGTCATAGCGGAATACAATCTTGGAAGGATTCGGACGTG CTGCTTGAGAAGTTGaagtttcttaatcttgggtATTGCCATCACCTGGAAAGATCACCGGACTTTTCAAAACTCCCGAATCTCGAGAAACTGCTACTCAATGACTGCGAGACTTTGTCCGGGATTCACCCTTCCATAGTACAACTGAAGAACCTTAAGCATTTCTCTCTTGCGAACTGCAATCTAAAAAATGATGCAATTCCAAAGGATCTTGGGTGTCTATCTTCTTTAGAGGTTCTAGATCTAAGAGGCAATGATTTTAATGAGCTACCCACTCTCAGTGGCCTTTTCAAGCTTCAAACTTTACAATTGGATAATTGCAAAAACCTTCAGGAAATCCCagaattaccaaaaaaattggAAATCTTGGAAGCGGATGAGTGCACTGCACTGGAAAAAATGccagatttttcagatatgTTGAGTATGAAGGAATTGCATCTGAATCACTGCCCCAGACTCACTGAGATTCCAGGCTTGGATACGTTGTTAAACTCCGGGACAAGGATTTATATGGAAAGGTGCACCAATCTCAATGATGTTTGTGATGCTTGTAAGGAAATAATCCTGCAGgtcttatctctctctctctcaccaccTCTCTCGTGCACGCATAAATGCATTTCTTAA